One Streptomyces sp. NBC_01217 genomic region harbors:
- a CDS encoding glutamate-5-semialdehyde dehydrogenase codes for MSATNGTAQDVRAVRAASRAAADLTPQDKQRVLHRIAALTEARLDDIVAANRAEAEATQARAGSDRPAGRALLRRPRLTRILQGIRELADTEDPAGSLRDITVQPNGLLVGRMRVPLGVLAVIYESRPEVTLEAAALAVKSGNAVLLRGSADCAGTDTLLAEVAREALRTEGLNPDIVRRPHSTDRSAVWDLVTGDEAIDLVVARGGETFLEELRNRSRYPVLSSGGGNCHIYVDAEADQDAASRIVANAKLSDPGMCNAVETLLIHAAHTAGYLPRLLGELTDAGVELRGCAVAAAAHPAVEPATDDDWATEYLAPVLAVRVVSGLEEAMAHIATYGTGHSEAIVTTRLDHARRFQYAVDAAAVYVNASTRFTYGYTFGIGPMLGISTQKLHARGPLGVRDLMAQKYVITGDGHTRETA; via the coding sequence ATGAGCGCCACGAACGGTACGGCGCAGGACGTCCGCGCCGTACGCGCCGCGTCCCGTGCCGCCGCCGACCTGACCCCGCAGGACAAGCAGCGCGTTCTGCACCGCATCGCGGCACTGACCGAGGCCCGGCTCGACGACATCGTCGCCGCCAACAGGGCGGAGGCCGAAGCGACACAGGCCCGCGCGGGCAGCGACCGTCCGGCGGGCCGCGCCCTGCTGCGCCGCCCGCGCCTGACCCGGATCCTGCAAGGCATCCGGGAACTCGCCGATACCGAGGACCCGGCCGGCTCCTTGAGGGACATCACCGTGCAGCCCAACGGCCTGCTCGTCGGCCGCATGCGCGTCCCGCTCGGGGTCCTGGCCGTCATCTACGAGAGCCGCCCCGAGGTGACGCTCGAAGCCGCCGCGCTCGCCGTCAAGAGCGGGAACGCCGTGCTGCTGCGGGGAAGCGCCGACTGCGCGGGAACCGACACGCTCCTGGCCGAAGTGGCGCGCGAGGCCCTGCGGACCGAGGGTCTGAACCCCGACATCGTGCGCCGGCCGCACTCCACGGACCGGTCCGCGGTCTGGGACCTGGTCACCGGGGACGAGGCGATCGACCTCGTGGTCGCCCGGGGCGGAGAGACGTTCCTCGAAGAACTGCGCAACCGCTCGCGCTACCCCGTGCTCAGCTCCGGCGGCGGCAACTGCCACATCTACGTCGACGCGGAGGCCGATCAGGACGCCGCCTCCCGCATCGTGGCCAACGCCAAGCTCTCCGACCCCGGCATGTGCAACGCCGTCGAGACGCTCCTGATCCACGCGGCCCACACGGCCGGCTACCTGCCGCGGCTGCTCGGCGAGCTGACGGACGCCGGGGTGGAACTGCGGGGCTGCGCCGTGGCCGCCGCCGCCCACCCCGCCGTTGAACCGGCCACCGACGACGACTGGGCCACCGAATACCTGGCCCCGGTCCTGGCGGTGCGCGTGGTGTCCGGCCTGGAGGAGGCGATGGCACACATCGCCACGTACGGCACCGGGCATTCCGAAGCCATAGTCACCACCCGGCTCGACCACGCCCGCCGCTTCCAGTACGCCGTCGACGCCGCGGCCGTGTACGTCAACGCCTCCACCCGGTTCACCTACGGCTACACGTTCGGCATCGGTCCGATGCTCGGCATATCGACCCAGAAGCTGCACGCCCGAGGACCGCTGGGCGTACGGGACCTGATGGCGCAGAAGTACGTCATCACCGGCGACGGCCACACCAGGGAGACCGCATGA
- a CDS encoding ATP-grasp domain-containing protein: MRILLVHDLGGPAPAYTLPALRARSDVTVYVPRPGQWAATAPGVPDNGAVTVLLDEGGWDLGEEDEAVRRIVDAARRCAADAVLTFSELWAVPTARAAERLGLRGASADGALRARDKLLMREALAAAGFRSPVFAAIGGPADVVDVLKASGPGGVLVKPRFGMSAVGIRLVENADEAERVLAESRAGYTAFGMPVDPARAMLAESRFLGDTSGWYTRPGLGDQVCVEGLVVRGTHLPLGITDVMPKVPPFTQSAHISPTSLTPDAQRIVLDTARRAVDALGLDTCGTHVELKLMADGRCEVIEIAARYPGRTIVEQSDRAYGTDLVGHLVDALTDPGHPLPPALEPAQDIGGTAAATLHLYASEYLRDLPTPFAYAGIEPPPASLVDPAVRIVAFDERGHGWRVPQAGDEQPHWIARMYLEGASVDAVCRSVNRIRYETRLRRPVGAALS; encoded by the coding sequence GTGAGGATCCTGTTGGTGCACGACCTGGGCGGCCCGGCGCCCGCGTACACACTGCCGGCCCTGCGCGCCCGCTCCGACGTGACGGTTTACGTCCCGCGGCCCGGCCAATGGGCCGCGACGGCGCCCGGCGTGCCCGACAACGGCGCGGTCACCGTCCTGCTCGACGAAGGGGGCTGGGACCTCGGCGAGGAGGACGAGGCCGTCCGCAGGATCGTGGACGCGGCCCGGCGGTGCGCGGCGGACGCGGTCCTCACCTTCAGCGAACTGTGGGCGGTGCCGACCGCCCGCGCCGCGGAGCGACTCGGGCTGCGGGGCGCGTCGGCCGACGGCGCCCTGCGGGCGCGGGACAAGCTCCTGATGCGTGAGGCACTGGCCGCGGCCGGATTCCGCAGCCCCGTGTTCGCCGCGATCGGCGGACCGGCCGATGTGGTGGACGTCCTCAAGGCCTCCGGCCCCGGTGGAGTCCTCGTCAAGCCGCGGTTCGGCATGTCCGCCGTCGGGATCAGGCTCGTCGAGAACGCCGACGAGGCCGAGCGGGTCCTGGCGGAGAGCCGGGCCGGATACACCGCCTTCGGCATGCCCGTCGACCCCGCCCGGGCCATGCTCGCCGAGAGCCGATTCCTCGGCGACACCAGCGGCTGGTACACCCGGCCCGGCCTCGGCGACCAGGTCTGCGTCGAGGGACTCGTCGTACGCGGAACCCATCTCCCCCTGGGGATCACGGACGTGATGCCGAAGGTGCCGCCCTTCACCCAGAGCGCCCACATCTCGCCCACCTCCCTGACCCCGGACGCACAGCGCATCGTCCTCGACACCGCCCGCCGGGCCGTCGACGCCCTCGGTCTCGACACCTGCGGCACGCACGTGGAGCTGAAGCTCATGGCGGACGGACGGTGCGAGGTCATCGAGATCGCTGCCCGCTACCCGGGCCGCACCATCGTCGAGCAGAGCGACCGGGCCTACGGCACCGACCTCGTGGGCCACCTCGTGGACGCGCTGACGGACCCGGGACACCCCCTGCCACCGGCCCTGGAACCCGCCCAGGACATCGGCGGCACCGCGGCCGCGACCCTGCACCTGTACGCCAGCGAGTATCTGCGGGACCTGCCCACCCCGTTCGCGTACGCCGGAATCGAGCCGCCGCCCGCCTCGCTCGTCGATCCGGCGGTACGCATCGTGGCCTTCGACGAACGCGGTCACGGCTGGCGCGTCCCCCAGGCCGGCGACGAACAGCCCCACTGGATCGCCCGCATGTATCTGGAGGGTGCCTCGGTGGACGCCGTGTGCCGGAGCGTGAACCGGATCCGGTACGAGACCCGCCTGCGCCGACCCGTGGGAGCGGCCCTCTCATGA
- a CDS encoding hydroxyethylthiazole kinase yields the protein MTTSSVPAHERSLDSGPLASIRERRPLIHLIANLVSMAACAQAVNSLGAASLFAHVPEEAVEVALSADAVVINIGTSVPGFGDTAVAVAVACAGAGIPVVLDPLGAGASSYRAGLVRRLVETGAITLVSGNAAELAALAGIGARSRGADSLSTALPPEEVAARAAARTGAVVSMSGRVDRVSDGTRTAGITGGHPVMGRVVGTGSVRTSVLGAFLSVGADDPFAAALAGTRAFSLAGERAAAAGGGPGHFFAELYNVLDTFDDADIAAAGKGIES from the coding sequence ATGACGACGAGTTCCGTGCCGGCCCACGAGCGGAGCCTCGACAGCGGTCCGCTCGCATCGATCAGGGAGCGGCGCCCCCTGATCCACCTGATCGCCAACCTGGTGTCCATGGCCGCCTGCGCCCAGGCGGTGAATTCGCTCGGCGCCGCCAGCCTCTTCGCCCATGTACCCGAAGAGGCCGTGGAGGTGGCGCTGTCGGCCGACGCCGTCGTGATCAACATCGGTACGTCGGTGCCCGGTTTCGGTGACACGGCCGTGGCCGTGGCGGTGGCCTGCGCCGGAGCCGGCATTCCCGTCGTGCTCGACCCGCTCGGTGCGGGCGCCAGTTCCTACCGCGCCGGCCTGGTGCGCAGACTGGTGGAGACCGGCGCCATCACGCTCGTCTCCGGGAACGCTGCGGAACTCGCCGCCCTTGCGGGGATCGGCGCCAGGTCACGCGGCGCGGACTCGCTCTCCACCGCGCTGCCGCCCGAGGAGGTCGCGGCCCGGGCGGCGGCCCGCACCGGCGCGGTGGTCAGCATGTCGGGCCGCGTGGACCGGGTGAGCGACGGGACGCGCACGGCGGGGATCACCGGCGGCCACCCGGTCATGGGACGGGTGGTGGGTACCGGCAGCGTACGGACGTCCGTGCTGGGGGCGTTCCTGTCGGTCGGCGCCGACGACCCGTTCGCGGCGGCACTGGCCGGAACCCGGGCCTTCTCGCTCGCCGGTGAACGCGCCGCCGCCGCGGGCGGCGGACCGGGCCACTTCTTCGCCGAGCTCTACAACGTCCTCGACACGTTCGACGACGCCGACATCGCGGCGGCCGGAAAGGGGATCGAATCGTGA
- a CDS encoding non-ribosomal peptide synthetase: MTERLPERCGYEFVGDWVGGGGVALVGEGVEWSYGELGRRVGVLAGVLRGWGVGPEVRVGVCLGRGVDVVVAVLGVWRAGGVVVPLDPGYPVGRLGFMVGDAVPGVVVTSGCWVGRLPVGCGVVLVEEVDWSSGEVFSGDAGVVPANAAYVVYTSGSTGRPKGVVVPHRGLGAVVTEQRRRFGIRREDRVLSFSSPSFDAWIFELLLAFGSGACLCTLPWPEPDLLRLAGHLRRTGVTAAMFPPAALSVLEGEDLPDLRIIMVTGEVCPPAVARRWAFERAFYNCYGPTETTIWAACHGPHDQPDHPDGASVPIGTPVAGVRAHVLDEQGRPVAHGESGELCVGGGVVTRGYLGQPGLTAERFVPDPFAGEPGARMYRTGDRVRWDDEGRLRFGGRLDRQVQIRGFRVEPAEVEARLRALPGVEDAAVVAHGDVEDSSGIRLAAFAVPTAAVDGLPQQLITALAAELPSHMVPETIVLLGELPRTVNGKTDQEALRTRAARTARTSGREPGRTDTPATDTERTLAGIWQELFARDGLGAGADFFELGGHSLIAARCAARVRTRLAVELTPRDIYDAPVLRDLAAVVDGLGRGPFAARARTIPRAPREGFRRDLPNDSKESPER, encoded by the coding sequence CGGGGATTGGGTGGGTGGGGGTGGGGTTGCGTTGGTGGGGGAGGGGGTGGAGTGGTCGTACGGGGAGTTGGGTCGGCGTGTGGGTGTGTTGGCGGGGGTGTTGCGGGGGTGGGGTGTTGGTCCTGAGGTGAGGGTGGGGGTGTGTTTGGGGCGGGGTGTTGATGTGGTGGTGGCGGTGTTGGGGGTGTGGCGGGCTGGGGGTGTGGTGGTTCCGTTGGATCCGGGTTATCCGGTGGGGCGGTTGGGTTTCATGGTGGGGGATGCGGTGCCTGGTGTGGTGGTGACGTCGGGGTGTTGGGTGGGGCGATTGCCGGTGGGTTGTGGTGTGGTGTTGGTGGAGGAGGTGGACTGGTCGTCGGGTGAGGTGTTCTCGGGTGATGCGGGTGTGGTTCCGGCGAATGCCGCGTACGTGGTGTACACCTCGGGATCGACGGGCCGGCCCAAGGGCGTCGTCGTACCGCACCGCGGACTGGGCGCCGTGGTCACCGAACAGCGGCGCCGCTTCGGAATCCGCCGTGAGGACCGGGTGCTGTCCTTCTCCTCGCCGAGCTTCGACGCCTGGATCTTCGAACTGCTCCTCGCCTTCGGTTCCGGAGCCTGCCTCTGCACGCTGCCCTGGCCCGAGCCCGATCTGCTCCGGCTCGCCGGTCATTTGCGACGCACCGGAGTGACCGCGGCGATGTTCCCGCCCGCCGCCCTGTCCGTCCTGGAGGGCGAGGACCTGCCCGACCTGCGGATCATCATGGTCACCGGAGAAGTCTGCCCGCCCGCCGTGGCCCGCAGATGGGCCTTCGAGCGGGCCTTCTACAACTGCTACGGGCCGACCGAGACCACCATCTGGGCCGCCTGCCACGGCCCCCACGACCAACCCGACCACCCCGACGGGGCCTCGGTGCCCATCGGCACCCCGGTCGCAGGCGTCCGGGCACATGTGCTCGACGAGCAGGGCCGCCCGGTGGCCCATGGGGAGAGCGGCGAACTCTGCGTCGGCGGTGGCGTCGTCACCCGGGGATACCTCGGGCAGCCCGGGCTGACGGCCGAGCGCTTCGTCCCCGATCCGTTCGCCGGGGAGCCGGGCGCCCGGATGTACCGGACCGGCGACCGGGTCCGGTGGGACGACGAAGGACGGCTCCGCTTCGGCGGCCGCCTCGACCGGCAGGTGCAGATCCGCGGCTTCCGCGTCGAACCCGCCGAAGTGGAGGCCCGGCTGCGCGCCCTGCCCGGAGTCGAGGACGCAGCCGTGGTCGCCCACGGAGACGTCGAGGACAGCAGCGGAATCCGGCTGGCCGCGTTCGCCGTCCCCACCGCGGCGGTTGACGGCCTGCCGCAGCAGCTGATCACCGCACTCGCGGCGGAGCTGCCGTCCCACATGGTCCCCGAAACCATCGTCCTGCTCGGCGAGTTGCCGCGCACGGTCAACGGGAAGACCGATCAGGAAGCGCTGCGCACGAGAGCGGCACGGACGGCGCGCACATCCGGCCGGGAGCCGGGGCGGACGGACACCCCGGCCACGGACACCGAACGGACCTTGGCCGGCATCTGGCAGGAACTCTTCGCCCGTGACGGGCTCGGCGCCGGCGCCGACTTCTTCGAACTGGGCGGGCATTCCCTGATCGCCGCCCGCTGCGCGGCACGGGTACGGACCCGGCTGGCGGTGGAGCTGACACCGCGCGACATCTACGACGCTCCCGTACTGCGCGATCTGGCCGCTGTCGTCGACGGCCTCGGCCGCGGCCCGTTCGCCGCCCGGGCCCGCACCATCCCCCGCGCCCCGCGCGAGGGATTCCGCCGTGACCTGCCCAACGACAGCAAGGAGTCCCCCGAGCGATGA
- a CDS encoding U32 family peptidase, which yields MLASTLLTALDLPDHDSTHLTASGMHFPDGADYRTEVPVVNSIVTFRALVRRTAAHHLVVNRVTETLGMFRHTRTEITEYVNCARDEGIALIMSVGPRASYDTSATRAAPHGSYLGYRLRGMDQIRRAVDDVLRGIELGVRGFVVYDEGLLSVLGEARRRELLPPDVWFKASAHMGCGNPVSARLLERLGADSVNPVRDLSLDMLRAIRGQLSVPIDLHTDNPPSSGGFVRTYEAPDMVRVARPVYLKSGNSMLREHGQFTDASDGERMADQVAIVRETLERFAPELTQSPAQAALGRQVDVA from the coding sequence ATGCTGGCGTCCACGCTCCTGACCGCCCTGGACCTGCCGGACCACGACTCCACGCACCTCACCGCCTCGGGCATGCACTTCCCCGACGGCGCCGACTACCGGACCGAGGTTCCGGTGGTGAACAGCATCGTCACCTTCCGGGCACTGGTCCGGCGCACCGCCGCACACCACCTCGTCGTCAACCGGGTCACCGAGACCCTGGGCATGTTCCGGCACACCCGGACGGAGATCACCGAGTACGTGAACTGCGCGCGGGACGAAGGCATCGCCCTGATCATGTCCGTCGGACCTCGTGCTTCGTACGACACCAGTGCGACCCGCGCGGCGCCGCACGGCAGCTACCTCGGCTATCGGCTGCGCGGCATGGACCAGATCCGCCGCGCCGTGGACGACGTGCTGCGCGGAATCGAACTCGGCGTACGAGGATTCGTGGTCTACGACGAGGGGCTGCTGTCCGTCCTGGGCGAGGCCCGCCGCCGTGAACTGCTGCCGCCCGACGTGTGGTTCAAGGCCTCCGCCCACATGGGCTGCGGGAATCCCGTATCGGCCCGGCTGCTCGAACGCCTCGGCGCGGACAGTGTCAATCCCGTGCGTGACCTGTCCCTGGACATGCTCCGGGCCATACGCGGCCAGCTCTCCGTACCGATCGATCTGCATACGGACAACCCGCCCAGCTCGGGCGGGTTCGTGCGGACGTACGAGGCACCCGACATGGTGCGCGTGGCACGGCCCGTGTACCTCAAGTCCGGAAACTCGATGCTGCGCGAGCACGGCCAGTTCACCGACGCGAGCGACGGCGAACGCATGGCGGACCAGGTCGCCATCGTGCGGGAAACACTGGAGCGGTTCGCGCCGGAACTCACCCAGAGCCCCGCACAGGCGGCCCTCGGCCGTCAGGTGGACGTCGCATGA
- a CDS encoding aminotransferase-like domain-containing protein → MTDHDIPADQLFPGTGDSVLDSMSFLSEVAERHPGAVSFAAGRPYEGYFDPESIPRHIETYRRYLRDTAGLDDTVVRQRLMQYGSTKGIAREVLAEHLLRDEGIDADVDAIVTTVGCQEAMYITARALHSRPEDVLLAVSPTYSGFLGAAALAGIRVLPVADSPDGMDLDDLSRTVRSARAAGLRPRALYVVPDFANPSGMSLDERTRSHLLALAGELDLLIVEDSPYRLIGGEGRRASLKARDTERRVLHLGSFAKTVFPGVRVGYCVADQRTDDGGVLADRLARIKSMVTVNTSPVTQAIVAGCLLEHDFSLESANTRETAAYRRNLTHLLEGLTARFGPDAHEEHGVSWNVPTGGFFAVLTTDFTVDDALLEHSADRYGVLWTPMHHFFHGGPQPSGMRLSCSSLSPAEIDTGLDRLAAMVAGVRAGCRGGDR, encoded by the coding sequence ATGACGGACCACGACATCCCCGCCGATCAGCTGTTCCCGGGCACCGGGGACTCCGTCCTCGACTCCATGAGCTTCCTCAGCGAGGTGGCCGAACGCCATCCGGGCGCCGTGTCGTTCGCCGCCGGGCGCCCCTACGAGGGCTACTTCGACCCGGAGAGCATCCCGCGCCACATCGAGACCTACCGGCGCTACCTGCGCGACACGGCCGGGCTCGACGACACCGTGGTACGGCAACGGCTCATGCAGTACGGATCCACGAAGGGAATCGCGCGGGAGGTGCTCGCCGAGCACCTGCTGCGCGACGAGGGCATCGACGCCGACGTGGACGCGATCGTGACGACCGTCGGCTGCCAGGAGGCCATGTACATCACGGCCCGTGCACTGCACAGCCGCCCCGAGGACGTACTGCTCGCAGTCTCGCCCACGTACTCCGGTTTCCTGGGCGCCGCCGCCCTGGCCGGAATCCGCGTGCTGCCGGTGGCGGACTCCCCGGACGGCATGGACCTGGACGACCTGTCCAGGACGGTACGTTCCGCCCGGGCGGCCGGCCTGCGTCCCCGCGCCCTGTACGTCGTACCGGACTTCGCCAACCCCTCGGGCATGTCCCTGGACGAGCGGACCCGCTCACACCTCCTGGCACTGGCCGGCGAACTGGACCTGCTCATCGTCGAGGACAGCCCCTACCGGCTGATCGGCGGCGAGGGACGGCGGGCCTCGCTGAAGGCACGGGACACCGAGCGCAGGGTCCTGCACCTGGGCAGTTTCGCGAAAACCGTCTTTCCCGGTGTGCGGGTGGGCTACTGCGTCGCCGATCAGCGGACGGACGACGGAGGCGTCCTCGCGGACCGGCTGGCACGGATCAAGAGCATGGTGACGGTCAACACCTCACCGGTCACCCAGGCGATCGTCGCGGGGTGTCTGCTGGAACACGACTTCAGCCTCGAATCCGCCAACACCCGTGAGACCGCCGCCTACCGGCGCAACCTGACACACCTTCTGGAAGGCCTGACAGCACGCTTCGGACCCGACGCCCACGAGGAGCACGGCGTGTCCTGGAACGTACCCACGGGCGGCTTCTTCGCGGTCCTCACAACGGACTTCACCGTGGACGACGCCCTGCTGGAGCACTCGGCGGACCGCTACGGAGTGCTGTGGACCCCCATGCACCACTTCTTCCACGGGGGCCCGCAGCCGTCCGGGATGAGACTGTCCTGCAGCTCCCTCTCACCGGCGGAGATCGACACGGGCCTGGACCGGCTCGCGGCGATGGTGGCCGGGGTCCGGGCCGGATGCCGCGGAGGAGACCGGTGA
- a CDS encoding non-ribosomal peptide synthetase, producing the protein MNSTAAPLGRSAYVMPASFAQERMWMIEQMEDDAPDYNIQMGLRFTGPLDTPVLERAMTEVFARHDVLRTTFTTENERLFQVISPASSPVHIEHVDLTDARDPEAELHRFRLRELRSPFDLERGPLVRNYLVKVAEQSSVLLMVMDHIVGDAWSQRVLQNELATLHRAFLRGEPSPLPDLAIQYADYAIWQREQLDSGELDGQIAFWRRKLGENPPQRVDLRAEPGRRQGRHGDLRFPLPLDLMERTDAWARGEGASLNAALLALFSLLLAGRSGLRDLAVGNLTSNRPQPELEELIGFFVNCVVLRLDLSGDPSLRELTLRSRNTALEAYAHQEVPFERVVEELHPVREPGRQPLCDVMFQLSDVDIETVRYEGLDVAVLPVESAPAPIDLLLSVMKEGGQYEAVWDYDTDLLDAATITRLQQGFEELLHLLAADPEVRIGELDAMGSAERSLLLDDLSGRGIPAEPERCGYEFVGDWVGVGEGGVALVGEGVEWSYGELGRRVGVLAGVLRGWGVGPEVRVGVCLGRGVDVVVAVLGVWRAGGVVVPLDPGYPVGRLGFMVGDAVPGVVVTSGCWVGRLPVGCGVVLVEEVDWSSGEVFSGDAGVVPANAAYVVYTSGSTGRPKGVVVSHRGLGGLVAEAATRFGVTTDDRVLSFSSPSFDAWIYELFIALAHGARLCVPPVSEETGAVLLEELPDWLRAQHVTVATLPPSLLAAWTDEDLPELRVLSSVGETCAPAVAEHWSRGRVLVNGYGPTETTVGATHHRITEGPVGSHIPIGTPFPGTRVYVLDAETRLVPHGVAGELCVGGPAVARGYGGRPGLTAERFVPDPFAGEPGARMYRTGDRVWWDDEGRLCFGGRLDRQVQIRGFRVEPAEVEAVLTRCPEISEAVVVPREDAAGGRELVAFVTAAPHRTAEPEKLREACGEALPAPWIPARITVLDTLPRLPNGKTDRDLLAGTGPVAEPEHRDTGGGAPLSPLEQLVADIWGEVFDRKDLGRDTDFFDLGGHSLLASRIIARIRAELNLPVPVRTLFNSPVLCEFVTALVALEAGHHE; encoded by the coding sequence ATGAACAGCACCGCAGCCCCGCTCGGCCGCAGCGCCTACGTCATGCCCGCCTCCTTCGCGCAGGAGCGCATGTGGATGATCGAGCAGATGGAGGACGACGCCCCGGACTACAACATCCAGATGGGCCTCCGTTTCACCGGTCCGCTGGACACCCCGGTGCTGGAACGCGCCATGACGGAGGTCTTCGCACGGCACGACGTACTGCGCACCACGTTCACCACCGAGAACGAACGCCTCTTCCAGGTGATCTCCCCGGCCAGCTCGCCCGTGCACATCGAACACGTCGACCTCACGGACGCCCGCGACCCCGAGGCGGAACTGCACAGGTTCCGGCTGCGGGAACTGCGCAGCCCCTTCGATCTGGAGCGCGGACCACTGGTGCGGAACTACCTGGTCAAGGTGGCCGAGCAGAGCAGTGTCCTGCTCATGGTGATGGACCACATCGTGGGCGACGCATGGTCCCAGCGTGTGCTCCAGAACGAACTCGCCACACTGCACCGCGCGTTCCTGCGCGGCGAACCCAGCCCGCTCCCCGACCTGGCGATCCAGTACGCCGACTACGCGATCTGGCAGCGGGAGCAGCTGGACAGCGGCGAGCTCGACGGACAGATCGCCTTCTGGCGCCGCAAGCTCGGCGAGAACCCGCCGCAACGAGTCGACCTCCGCGCCGAGCCCGGACGGCGCCAGGGACGTCACGGCGATCTGCGCTTCCCGCTCCCGCTCGATCTCATGGAGAGGACCGACGCCTGGGCCCGCGGCGAAGGAGCATCGCTCAACGCCGCGCTGCTGGCCCTGTTCAGCCTGCTGCTCGCCGGACGCAGCGGCCTGCGCGACCTCGCCGTCGGCAACCTGACCAGCAACCGACCGCAGCCGGAGCTGGAGGAGCTGATCGGATTCTTCGTCAACTGCGTCGTCCTGCGCCTGGATCTCTCCGGCGACCCGAGCCTGCGCGAACTGACCCTGCGCTCCAGGAACACGGCCCTCGAAGCCTACGCACACCAGGAGGTCCCCTTCGAGCGCGTGGTCGAGGAGCTCCACCCCGTCCGAGAACCCGGCCGGCAGCCGCTGTGCGATGTGATGTTCCAGCTCAGCGACGTGGACATCGAAACGGTCCGCTACGAGGGGCTCGATGTGGCGGTCCTGCCCGTGGAGAGTGCCCCCGCACCGATCGACCTTCTGCTGTCCGTGATGAAGGAGGGCGGGCAGTACGAGGCCGTCTGGGACTACGACACCGACCTGCTCGACGCGGCCACCATCACCCGTCTGCAACAGGGGTTCGAGGAGCTGCTGCACCTGCTGGCCGCCGACCCCGAGGTCCGGATCGGCGAGCTGGACGCGATGGGATCCGCCGAACGCAGCTTGCTCCTCGACGACTTGAGCGGTCGCGGCATTCCCGCCGAGCCTGAGCGGTGTGGGTATGAGTTTGTCGGGGATTGGGTGGGTGTGGGTGAGGGTGGGGTTGCGTTGGTGGGGGAGGGGGTGGAGTGGTCGTACGGGGAGTTGGGTCGGCGTGTGGGTGTGTTGGCGGGGGTGTTGCGGGGGTGGGGTGTTGGTCCTGAGGTGAGGGTGGGGGTGTGTTTGGGGCGGGGTGTTGATGTGGTGGTGGCGGTGTTGGGGGTGTGGCGGGCTGGGGGTGTGGTGGTTCCGTTGGATCCGGGTTATCCGGTGGGGCGGTTGGGTTTCATGGTGGGGGATGCGGTGCCTGGTGTGGTGGTGACGTCGGGGTGTTGGGTGGGGCGGTTGCCGGTGGGTTGTGGTGTGGTGTTGGTGGAGGAGGTGGACTGGTCGTCGGGTGAGGTGTTCTCGGGTGATGCGGGTGTGGTTCCGGCGAATGCCGCGTACGTGGTGTACACCTCGGGATCGACGGGCCGGCCCAAAGGTGTTGTCGTATCGCACCGCGGACTGGGCGGACTGGTGGCCGAGGCCGCGACACGCTTCGGCGTCACCACCGACGACCGCGTCCTGTCCTTCTCCTCGCCGAGCTTCGACGCCTGGATCTACGAGCTGTTCATCGCGCTCGCGCACGGGGCGCGGCTGTGCGTGCCGCCCGTGAGCGAGGAGACCGGCGCGGTGCTGCTCGAAGAGCTGCCGGACTGGCTCCGTGCCCAGCACGTCACCGTGGCGACACTGCCGCCCTCCCTGCTCGCGGCATGGACGGACGAGGACCTCCCCGAACTCCGCGTGCTGTCATCCGTGGGCGAGACCTGCGCCCCGGCCGTCGCCGAGCACTGGTCCCGGGGGCGGGTGCTCGTCAACGGCTACGGACCGACCGAGACCACCGTCGGCGCCACCCACCACCGCATCACCGAGGGACCGGTCGGATCCCATATCCCGATCGGCACGCCGTTCCCCGGCACCCGGGTCTACGTACTGGACGCCGAGACACGCCTGGTGCCGCACGGCGTGGCGGGCGAGCTGTGCGTCGGAGGGCCCGCGGTGGCGCGCGGATACGGCGGCCGGCCGGGCCTGACGGCCGAGCGCTTCGTGCCCGATCCGTTCGCCGGGGAGCCGGGTGCCCGGATGTACCGGACCGGCGACCGGGTCTGGTGGGACGACGAAGGACGGCTCTGCTTCGGCGGCCGCCTCGACCGGCAGGTGCAGATCCGCGGCTTCCGCGTCGAACCCGCCGAGGTCGAAGCCGTACTGACCCGCTGTCCGGAGATTTCCGAGGCTGTCGTCGTCCCCCGCGAGGACGCCGCAGGCGGGCGGGAACTGGTGGCCTTCGTGACCGCCGCGCCGCACCGTACCGCCGAACCGGAAAAGCTCCGTGAGGCATGCGGCGAGGCGCTCCCGGCGCCCTGGATCCCCGCACGGATCACCGTTCTCGACACGCTGCCACGACTGCCCAACGGCAAGACCGACCGCGACCTGCTGGCCGGTACCGGCCCGGTGGCCGAGCCGGAGCACCGGGACACCGGCGGCGGCGCGCCCCTCAGCCCGCTGGAGCAGCTGGTCGCGGACATCTGGGGCGAGGTGTTCGACCGCAAGGACCTCGGCCGCGACACCGACTTCTTCGACCTGGGCGGTCACTCGCTGCTCGCCTCACGGATCATCGCGCGCATCCGGGCCGAACTGAACCTGCCGGTACCCGTACGCACCCTGTTCAACTCCCCGGTGCTCTGCGAATTCGTCACCGCCCTCGTCGCCCTCGAAGCCGGGCACCACGAGTAG